The Neospora caninum Liverpool complete genome, chromosome X genome includes a region encoding these proteins:
- a CDS encoding putative subtilase family serine protease produces the protein MLPTPPSDMLPSSNHPGTFSAAISSAIPAVKTIEHVADFFPAAHEGGSSFQSSQKETYHIPVSASQQSPQTPSMQQSVPLPQLPPTVSIGSYVLDNVAASSPGSRLVGATPLSGPKVGHPVEGSPVLNAKADKDGWFPIEDLKLSRTHFDVTLKQGERLTLPFSLTANEKAKVFLRAAANFEKSARTIERTADLLFMHEIEERQSQMRRDRERQQNRPDLDCRTSDGPCLSAGAFVRDSGSPEQVEHLSVQQSPTPVPYHAGRRLGTASSPFHVSDAAHPHYHANLGGAPAVTPSDDRRGGTRPRRRPELAARANGVQRAIAGAGDARPSSGGSEAPEKYAGSSSLDGLGRSTTGIPTSAGGRIQGTPNWQYRRQVPSAPNSSTGESYSIRGTGAPSSANPAVPDNPFHPLAYDALPVEPWEGWSHSLKLLAAETRKVDWSTSQRMLQSVRLQVGAAITSDLATSVRSDASDLDLPSSSRISGRRGEARGLGLVTKDVSRDRGGAQSSSTSVGSLGEERGPALPLSKLEVQEIDSTNNWQSHSNPESLSHNVGNLEASSPMKKLHQLVGEATEFRVAASLLDHDKAQDSEKRDNVPVSSQKGAGNVNFLSETRGAVTNASPSTLLDSSKADSPTANLPKRKTTKTSLSMPDRRQSQMIVVNVEALGSPIDKDTGRPLFYNDRILVGWRCSDRELLALKALDLEEEEEEVGQDESGQWSPTSSVVNVEGEMPSLSVPPSQALPEDPRISTADEEPHVSVPCAQPDLNRSSFAKEESERRVCGYVPPDLGIDIRSLRDSRRTTSASSSSSNPAFPLDLSRVSELWPNAPRPRNNTVESSTFANVNRNDNSSSWESRAAGFFPYESQTQQASRPGLPELSGDTLGAPPRRLQVLDRMLKSFASPEVESVKTLFRRLPQKRSLRKKAHHDETWQRAENHIDNQRAVNASAAQTKYSNFGLGTSSRDSAEARRNPVSRAGNNTASTGGARTSKGNSDSGGGWMYESEHAQEPGTGGKLEGGRGAKNNRDNGTENSKLGESVRRRLLDDDELCGMDLIKLSLQHYRARVEGTRHDADPANNFEDVEALKAFMKEFASHDYVGDILFLAPDAPIHAQAFSAVMESDTMSADRDESAPASSTSKHPTKNETKGEQAKTRPANAEQRLALGPAGGDSRGRNNARGKSTVARSTFPSRNAEQKSAFLNKTFIAGNDRPFDLRGVGGPGRYATSSVSTEERVLDETHGGRGLGSREQSDQQNNLKRSLQRTPQVSESGEWESGGPVIPNDPLFTLQWALGSPPQDSHMTAEFCYMRAREELEGRASEAIERGTAGPPQPTPSSSQLAKVRQLCAAAGHKDKNVTGEKIRSTALAEEAEHEQGGETDQQIWEDERGETTPDSASTLQSETHKADVQELEGDMENGPSSPSPKTSATLHALQGSHMGTGGGPAIGESSADTNSIDMVKAWQLSLSPQEDDKRKKPEVLVAVIDTGVNYIHSDLAKSIWVNEQELNGVPGFDDDQNGYIDDVYGWNFLHGNNNPMDDNGHGSHVAGIIGAQRNNYQGVSGISSHARIIALKILNKKGEGDVSHAIPAIRYALDNGAKVITNSWGGISGPGTQILGVLLKEAVADASGSVFVIAAGNDGMDISKDPYYPASFLRDWTITVAAHARDGALPKWSNYGHNTVHLTAPGENITSTWMGSGYRLSSGTSMAAPMVSGVAAEILAYNPMLQPQQVVDVLVQSAITDKRHANVSLTGARLNAYRAIVLSQLQFISLSPAELHVGGTADPIGEVEILFQSLMLPPGVYEGNIELVYSRRLASTRGLGVLSGVLKRRIVQLVQVTLPVKLTIVQ, from the exons ATGCTCCCCACCCCGCCGTCTGACATGCTCCCGTCCTCTAATCACCCGGGAACGTTTTCGGCTGCGATATCCTCAGCCATTCCAGCCGTGAAGACCATCGAGCATGTGGCGGACTTCTTTCCGGCTGCTCATGAAGGTGGTTCCTCTTTTCAAAGCAGCCAAAAAGAAACCTACCACATCCCTGTATCAGCCTCCCAGCAAAGCCCGCAGACGCCCTCGATGCAGCAGTCCGTCCCATTGCCGCAGCTCCCCCCAACTGTTAGCATCGGCAGTTATGTACTGGACAATGTCGCTGCTTCGTCACCCGGTTCAAGGCTTGTAGGAGCAACACCTCTTTCAGGCCCGAAAGTGGGACACCCGGTGGAAGGAAGCCCTGTGTTGAATGCAAAAGCTGACAAGGACGGCTGGTTTCCGATTGAAGACTTGAAGCTCAGTAGAACACACTTCGACGTCACTCTGAAGCAGGGCGAACGCTTGAcccttccgttttctctcaccGCTAACGAGAAAGCCAAGGTGTTTTTGAGAGCTGCGGCCAACTTCGAGAAGTCGGCCAGGACCATTGAGCGAACTGCGGATCTTCTGTTCATGCACGAGATAGAAGAGAGGCAATCTCAAATGCGCCGAGATCGTGAACGCCAGCAAAATCGTCCTGATCTAGATTGCCGCACGAGTGACGGtccgtgcctctctgctggcgcGTTTGTGAGAGATAGTGGTTCCCCTGAACAGGTGGAACACCTGTCCGTCCAGCAGTCTCCTACCCCAGTCCCATACCACGCAGGTCGACGACTTGGCACAGCCAGCAGCCCCTTCCACGTTAGTGATGCTGCACATCCGCATTACCATGCAAACCTGGGAGGTGCGCCTGCGGTCACGCCTTCCGATGATCGTCGGGGGGGGACTCGACCCCGGCGGAGGCCGGAGTTAGCTGCAAGAGCCAACGGAGTCCAGAGGGCCATTGCGGGGGCCGGAGACGCAAGGCCCTCCTCGGGTGGTAGTGAAGCGCCAGAGAAATATGCAGGCTCCTCCTCACTAGATGGGCTGGGACGCAGCACAACCGGAATCCCGACTTCGGCTGGCGGCCGCATCCAAGGGACTCCCAATTGGCAATATCGGAGGCAAGTGCCATCGGCACCAAATTCTTCCACGGGGGAATCATATAGCATAAGGGGAACAGGAGCCCCCTCGTCGGCAAACCCAGCTGTCCCAGATAACCCTTTCCACCCCCTCGCGTACGATGCTTTGCCAGTGGAACCTTGGGAAGGGTGGTCACACTCCCTTAAGCTGCTGGCAGCCGAAACGAGAAAAGTGGACTGGTCTACCTCCCAGCGTATGCTTCAGTCTGTTCGCCTCCAAGTTGGAGCGGCAATCACCAGTGATTTAGCCACTAGCGTTCGGAGTGACGCCTCGGACTTGGACCTCCCCAGCAGCAGTCGCATCTCGGGGAGGCGGGGAGAGGCCAGGGGTCTCGGATTGGTTACAAAAGACGTTAGCCGCGATCGGGGCGGCGCTCAAAGTTCTTCCACATCAGTTGGTTCACTCGGGGAGGAACGAGGCCCCGCTTTGCCACTATCAAAACTCGAGGTGCAAGAAATAGACAGCACGAACAACTGGCAGTCACACAGCAATCCAGAGAGTCTTTCTCACAACGTAGGGAACCTAGAAGCAAGCTCTCCAATGAAGAAACTGCACCAGCTTGTAGGTGAGGCCACCGAATTTCGGGTTGCTGCCAGCTTGCTGGACCATGACAAAGCACAGGACtcagaaaagcgagacaacGTACCAGTATCCTCACAGAAAGGTGCGGGCAACGTGAACTTCCTGTCGGAAACGAGAGGTGCCGTTACGAATGCTTCGCCGAGCACGCTGTTGGACTCGTCAAAAGCTGATTCACCGACCGCGAACCTGCCGAAACGAAAAACCACGAAAACCAGCCTCTCGATGCCTGACCGGCGTCAGTCCCAGATGATCGTTGTGAATGTGGAAGCCTTAGGCAGCCCGATAGACAAGGACACAGGTCGCCCCCTCTTCTACAATGACCGTATTTTGGTTGGCTGGCGTTGTTCCGACCGTGAACTGCTCGCTCTTAAAGCGCTGGacctggaagaagaggaagaggaagttgGACAGGATGAGAGCGGGCAGTGGAGTCCCACTTCCTCGGTAGTGAATGTGGAGGGAGAgatgccttctctctcagtgCCTCCCTCTCAAGCACTTCCGGAAGATCCAAGGATATCAACTGCAGACGAGGAGCCACACGTGAGCGTGCCTTGTGCTCAGCCAGATTTGAACCGGTCATCCTTCGCGAAGGAAGAATCGGAACGTCGCGTGTGTGGATATGTGCCACCCGATCTGGGTATTGACATCCGCAGCCTCCGGGATTCCCGCCGAACCACATCGGCCTCTTCATCGTCGTCTAATCcagcttttcctctcgaccTGTCGCGAGTTAGCGAGCTCTGGCCGAACGCTCCTCGGCCCAGAAACAACACTGTGGAGTCCTCTACTTTTGCTAACGTTAACCGAAACGATAATTCGTCATCGTGGGAGTCGCGCGCAGCGGGTTTTTTTCCATATGAGAGCCAGACACAGCAGGCGTCACGGCCAGGGCTGCCAGAATTGAGTGGCGACACGCTCGGAGCCCCACCTCGGCGACTGCAAGTCTTGGATCGGATGCTCAAAAGCTTTGCGAGCCCGGAAGTCGAGTCGGTGAAAACCCTCTTCCGGAGGCTGCCTCAGAAAAGATCACTGCGAAAGAAAGCCCACCATGACGAAACATGGCAGCGGGCCGAGAATCACATAGATAACCAACGGGCGGTTAATGCAAGTGCAGCTCAAACGAAGTATTCGAATTTTGGTCTTGGTACATCCTCGAGAGACTCTgcagaagcgaggcgaaatCCTGTGTCACGAGCCGGGAACAATACAGCCTCAACAGGAGGCGCTAGGACCAGCAAAGGAAATTCAGATTCTGGTGGTGGCTGGATGTACGAATCAGAACACGCACAGGAACCTGGAACAGGTGGTAAGCTGGAAGGAGGACGCGGGGCAAAAAACAACCGAGACAATGGGACTGAAAACAGTAAGCTCGGAGAATCGGTAAGAAGGAGGCTTTTGGATGACGACGAACTGTGTGGAATGGATCTTATCAAGCTGTCCCTCCAGCATTACCGCGCACGGGTTGAAGGGACCAGACACGATGCAGACCCGGCGAACAACTTTGAAGATGTTGAGGCATTGAAAGCGTTCATGAAGGAGTTCGCATCTCACGATTACGTCGGAGACATTCTATTCCTCGCTCCGGACGCGCCGATCCATGCGCAAGCATTTTCTGCCGTAATGGAAAGTGACACGATGTCGGCCGATAGAGACGAATCTGCGCCTGCCTCGAGTACCTCGAAGCACCCAACAAAGAATGAAACGAAAGGGGAACAAGCTAAAACAAGACCAGCTAACGCGGAACAGCGGCTGGCGCTGGGCCCAGCAGGTGGAGATAGTAGAGGACGAAACAACGCACGTGGGAAGAGCACGGTTGCGAGAAGCACCTTCCCTTCTCGAAACGCAGAACAGAAAAGCGCGTTTCTGAACAAAACCTTTATCGCCGGTAACGACCGGCCTTTCGATTTGAGGGGCGTTGGCGGGCCCGGGCGATATGCGACATCATCAGTCTCGACAGAAGAGCGTGTTCTCGATGAGACACACGGGGGCCGGGGACTGGGTTCTCGAGAGCAGTCCGATCAACAAAACAACTTAAAACGGTCACTGCAGAGAACTCCACAAGTTTCAGAAAGTGGCGAATGGGAAAGTGGGGGCCCGGTCATTCCCAATGATCCTCTGTTCACCCTGCAGTGGGCGCTCGGGTCGCCGCCCCAGGATTCGCATATGACTGCAGAGTTTTGTTACAtgcgagcgcgagaagaactgGAGGGAAGAGCGTCAGAAGCAATAGAAAGAGGGACAGCTGGCCCCCCGCAGCCGACGCCAAGCAGCTCTCAGCTTGCAAAGGTGAGACAGCTCTGTGCGGCTGCTGGCCACAAGGACAAGAACGTAACCGGCGAGAAAATCCGATCCACAGCCCTTGCCGAGGAGGCTGAACATGAGCaaggaggagaaacagatCAACAGATTTGGGAGGACGAAAGAGGTGAGACGACGCCGGACAGTGCCTCGACTCTCCAGTCAGAGACCCATAAAGCAGATGTCCAAGAACTGGAAGGAGACATGGAAAACGGGCCTTCCAGTCCCTCTCCTAAGACCAGCGCAACGCTGCACGCACTACAAGGCAGCCATATGGGAACAGGTGGAGGTCCAGCAATTGGCGAAAGCTCAGCTGATACAAACAGCATTGACATGGTCAAGGCGTGGCAATTGAGTCTTAGTCCTCAGGAGGATGACAAGCGGAAGAAACCGGAAGTCCTCGTTGCTGTTATTGATACAG GAGTCAACTATATCCACTCAGACCTTGCAAAGAGCATCTGGGTCAACGAGCAGGAGCTAAACGGCGTGCCTGGATTTGACGACGACCAGAACGGTTATATCGATGATGTGTATGGCTGGAATTTTCTGCACGGGAACAATAACCCTATGGATGACAACGGTCACGGCTCTCATGTTGCAG GGATTATTGGAGCTCAGAGGAACAATTACCAAGGAGTGTCCGGCATCAGCAGCCACGCTCGGATCATCGCACTGAAGATTCTTAAtaaaaagggagaaggagatgTGTCGCATGCAATTCCGGCAATCCGATACGCTCTCGACAATGGTGCCAAAGTTATTACCAATTCGTGGGGCGGCATCTCAG GCCCAGGAACTCAGATTTTGGGAGTTCTGTTGAAGGAGGCAGTCGCTGACGCGAGTGGAAGCGTCTTTGTTATCGCAGCAGGAAATGATGGCATGGATATTTCGAAGGATCCGTATTACCCAGCTTCTTTCTTAAGGGACTGGACCATCACGGTGGCAGCTCATGCACGTGATGGTGCCTTACCGAAATGGTCAAACTATGGCCACAATACTGTTCACCTTACAGCACCGGGGGAAAACATCACCAGCACATGGATGGGGAGTGGATACCGCCTGAGCAGCGGAACGTCAATGGCGGCACCTATGGTCAGTGGCGTTGCCGCAGAGATCCTCGCCTACAATCCTATGCTTCAACCTCAGCAAGTGGTGGATGTGCTTGTCCAAAGTGCCATCACGGATAAACGACATGCGAATGTCTCTCTCACAGGAGCCCGTCTGAACGCGTATCGGGCTATTGTTCTTAGTCAGCTTCAATTCATCTCACTATCCCCCGCGGAACTACATGTCG